One region of Epilithonimonas zeae genomic DNA includes:
- a CDS encoding adenylyltransferase/cytidyltransferase family protein has protein sequence MKTEKIGITFSAFDLLHAGHIKMLEEAKTVCDYLIVGLQMDPTIDRPNKNKPTQSVVERYIQLKACRSVDEIIPYNTEEDLMDILKSFVIDVRIIGDDYKDVNFTGKEYCEKKGIQIYYNKRDHRFSSSALKKAIYEQELSKIESK, from the coding sequence ATGAAAACCGAAAAAATAGGAATTACATTTTCAGCGTTTGACCTATTACACGCAGGTCATATAAAAATGCTTGAAGAAGCAAAAACGGTTTGTGATTATTTGATAGTTGGTCTTCAGATGGATCCTACAATTGATAGACCTAATAAGAATAAACCAACCCAATCTGTGGTTGAAAGATATATTCAATTAAAGGCTTGTAGATCTGTAGATGAAATAATACCGTATAATACAGAAGAAGATCTTATGGATATTTTAAAATCTTTTGTAATTGATGTAAGAATCATTGGTGATGATTACAAAGATGTTAATTTCACTGGAAAAGAATATTGTGAGAAAAAGGGAATTCAAATTTATTATAACAAAAGAGATCATAGATTTTCTAGTTCAGCATTAAAAAAAGCAATTTACGAACAAGAATTATCTAAAATCGAGTCAAAATAA
- a CDS encoding glycosyltransferase: MKILHVITRSDLGGAQSVVISLANSMCNDHEVIVVAGEDGPMWDAFDKKVKKEKILEIVRPISILKDLKAIFKLRKLYKLINPDVIHLHSSKIGVLGRIVFPKHKTIYSVHGFDSIRLSYRKFLPLERLLKKRCRAIVLASNYDKQNMIKEGINCNLHIVHNGVHIPEKNTDLHIKELEKFEKNVMCIARISPQKRFESFIDIAKILPQYAFVWIGAEKKYVDLPENVFCLESIPNAKKYIQLADVFILPSNYEGIPIVIIDALSYGKPVVSSDVGGISEIVINNQNGFVIKNNDDNIFAQKIKYILDNVEVYNDFSKKSMEIFHKSLSIEKMVEGYINIYENHTL, translated from the coding sequence ATGAAAATTTTGCACGTGATAACACGTTCCGATCTCGGCGGTGCACAATCAGTAGTAATCAGTCTTGCAAACTCTATGTGTAATGACCACGAGGTAATTGTTGTAGCTGGAGAGGATGGACCAATGTGGGATGCTTTTGATAAAAAAGTAAAAAAAGAAAAGATTTTAGAAATTGTAAGACCTATTTCCATTTTAAAAGACCTTAAAGCTATATTCAAACTTAGGAAACTATACAAGTTAATCAATCCAGATGTAATCCATCTCCATTCTTCTAAAATTGGCGTATTGGGTAGAATAGTATTTCCAAAACACAAAACTATTTATTCTGTACACGGTTTTGATTCTATTAGATTGTCTTATAGGAAATTTCTGCCATTGGAAAGGTTGTTGAAAAAAAGATGTAGAGCTATAGTTTTGGCAAGTAATTATGATAAACAAAATATGATTAAGGAAGGAATAAATTGTAATTTACACATAGTTCATAATGGTGTACATATTCCAGAAAAAAATACAGATTTACATATTAAAGAGCTAGAAAAGTTCGAAAAAAACGTAATGTGTATTGCTCGTATTTCGCCTCAAAAAAGATTTGAAAGTTTTATTGATATTGCTAAAATACTTCCACAATACGCATTTGTCTGGATTGGTGCGGAAAAAAAATATGTAGATCTTCCGGAAAATGTTTTTTGTTTAGAAAGTATTCCAAATGCTAAAAAATATATTCAGTTGGCCGATGTTTTTATCTTGCCAAGTAATTATGAGGGAATTCCAATTGTTATAATTGATGCTTTAAGCTATGGTAAACCTGTTGTTTCTTCTGATGTTGGGGGTATTTCTGAGATAGTGATAAATAATCAGAATGGATTTGTAATTAAAAATAATGATGATAATATTTTTGCTCAAAAAATTAAATATATTCTAGATAACGTTGAGGTGTATAATGACTTTTCAAAAAAATCTATGGAAATATTTCATAAAAGTCTCTCTATAGAAAAAATGGTTGAAGGATATATTAACATTTATGAAAATCATACTTTATAA
- a CDS encoding glycosyltransferase family 2 protein translates to MSRKIGIVTVLYNSEPVLEEFFQTLDIQSYKNFVLYVVDNKSSDNSLNFSKTLANKYQFETAIIENNKNYGVAKGNNIGIRRAIEDNCDLILLSNNDIALDKDTIDKLLTGLDLHNADMVVPKIYIYGTNQLWAAGGGFIKRSGLTVHYGQGETDNGQLDSDNRVDYAPTCFMLIKKEVFETVGLMDENYFVYYDDTDFVHRALKKYNKSLWYVPDSKISHNESSSTGKMSDFSVKFLWRNLVYFALKNYNPFYAAYVILYNFLYILIVLFFRYSFHQWNLALKSYKEGFKLYLNHKRSHS, encoded by the coding sequence ATGAGTAGAAAAATTGGTATTGTAACAGTTCTATATAATAGTGAGCCTGTACTAGAAGAGTTTTTTCAGACATTGGATATACAATCTTATAAAAATTTTGTTTTATATGTTGTTGATAACAAATCCTCAGATAATTCTTTGAATTTTAGTAAAACTTTAGCAAACAAATATCAATTTGAGACGGCTATTATCGAAAATAATAAAAATTATGGTGTTGCAAAAGGAAATAATATTGGTATAAGAAGAGCTATTGAAGATAATTGTGATTTAATATTATTATCGAATAATGATATAGCTTTAGATAAAGATACAATTGATAAGCTTTTAACAGGATTAGATTTGCACAATGCTGATATGGTCGTTCCAAAAATCTATATATATGGAACCAATCAGCTTTGGGCAGCAGGTGGCGGTTTTATTAAAAGGAGTGGACTTACTGTACATTACGGACAAGGAGAAACAGACAATGGACAGTTAGATTCTGATAATAGGGTAGATTACGCACCAACTTGTTTTATGCTCATAAAAAAGGAAGTATTCGAGACTGTGGGTTTGATGGATGAAAATTATTTTGTTTATTACGATGATACAGATTTTGTGCATAGAGCATTGAAGAAGTATAACAAAAGTTTATGGTATGTACCAGATTCTAAAATTTCGCATAACGAATCTAGCTCTACAGGTAAGATGAGTGATTTTTCTGTTAAATTTTTATGGCGTAATTTGGTTTATTTTGCTTTGAAAAATTATAATCCTTTTTACGCAGCCTATGTTATTTTGTATAATTTTTTATATATTCTTATAGTTTTGTTTTTCAGGTATTCTTTTCATCAGTGGAATTTAGCATTAAAATCCTACAAAGAAGGTTTTAAATTGTACTTAAATCATAAACGTTCGCATTCATAA
- a CDS encoding sugar transferase, whose product MKIKTYLKVSNPVERCLFINVSDISLKLFRGNKLRQSFKVIRYNSERNSKSILEYVFRLNIKTIVIETSNLNHLPENLTNDIIDARLSGVKVYDAHEFYEIVNKRIPLVKLSTNEYLADDIFSIGLKHQSGLSSKRIVDILVTLLLLPLAIPLIFIGCLLTLITSPGKLFFVQERIGRNSKMFKIYKLRTMKSKHSGGYTISNDDRITFAGKFLRMTKIDELPQIYNILRGDMSLIGPRPERPEFVKIYNEENAYFDLRHIIKPGVTGWAQVHLPKATPEDNLKKLEYDLYYIKNYSWLMDIEIILKTIKVVVTMNSN is encoded by the coding sequence ATGAAAATAAAAACTTATTTGAAAGTATCTAACCCAGTAGAAAGATGCCTCTTTATAAATGTTAGTGATATCTCTTTAAAATTATTTAGGGGTAATAAGCTAAGGCAATCATTTAAGGTAATTAGATATAATTCTGAAAGAAACAGTAAAAGTATTTTGGAATACGTATTCCGTTTGAATATAAAAACTATAGTAATTGAAACTTCAAATCTTAATCATTTGCCGGAAAATTTAACTAATGATATCATTGATGCTAGGCTCAGCGGTGTGAAAGTTTATGACGCTCATGAATTTTATGAGATTGTTAATAAAAGAATTCCGCTTGTTAAACTTAGTACAAACGAGTATTTGGCAGATGATATATTTTCCATTGGATTGAAGCATCAGTCAGGGCTTTCATCCAAAAGGATTGTAGATATCTTAGTTACATTACTATTATTACCACTTGCTATCCCATTGATATTTATTGGCTGTTTACTAACTTTGATTACGTCTCCAGGAAAATTATTTTTTGTTCAAGAAAGGATAGGGAGAAATTCTAAAATGTTCAAGATCTATAAACTCAGAACTATGAAATCTAAACATAGCGGAGGTTATACAATATCAAATGATGATAGAATTACATTTGCAGGCAAATTTCTTCGTATGACTAAAATAGACGAACTTCCTCAGATTTATAATATTTTAAGAGGGGACATGAGTTTGATTGGTCCTAGGCCAGAAAGACCGGAGTTCGTCAAAATTTATAACGAAGAGAATGCTTATTTTGACTTAAGGCATATCATAAAACCAGGTGTTACCGGTTGGGCACAGGTTCATTTACCAAAAGCTACCCCAGAAGATAATCTCAAAAAATTAGAGTATGATCTTTATTATATAAAAAATTATTCTTGGTTAATGGATATTGAGATTATTTTGAAGACTATCAAAGTGGTGGTTACAATGAATAGTAATTAA
- a CDS encoding glycosyltransferase family 4 protein has product MKIAFLSAFALDANVSLIHALQKENDVYFFIEALYEISNFLDKEKLNQTITVGRDVEELQRFQDFISLDKTFVIKGTRNINVLKKLYISYNINQHIKQINPDVIVLDNYMLTYFVSTLFYRKKMLMIVHDPFLHSGENLMLDRCLRKFHFSAIKHKILLNENQKKEFIEHYNFNPNNVHTSFLGVYDFLRYHQTNSIKSSTEFNILFFGRISPYKGIKYLLDAFVEILKNQNFTDITLTIAGSGDFDFDIEQYKQYPEIVIINKYLYPKNLANLISQSAVIVCPYIDATQSGVVMSAFAFKKPVIATNVGGLPEMVENKKTGIIIEPKDINEIMNAISLLYNNRNLLEKMSENINDTYFKGEKNWDNSAKQFLVACEKLIKNKNY; this is encoded by the coding sequence ATGAAAATCGCATTCTTATCTGCATTTGCCCTGGATGCAAACGTTTCTCTTATACATGCTTTACAGAAAGAAAATGATGTTTATTTCTTTATAGAAGCATTGTATGAAATCAGTAATTTTTTAGATAAAGAAAAATTAAATCAAACTATTACTGTTGGAAGGGATGTAGAAGAGTTACAACGTTTCCAAGACTTCATATCATTGGATAAAACATTTGTTATCAAAGGAACAAGAAATATCAATGTTCTTAAAAAACTTTACATATCATATAATATCAATCAGCATATCAAACAAATTAATCCAGATGTAATTGTTCTCGATAATTATATGCTGACATATTTTGTCTCAACTTTATTTTATAGGAAAAAGATGTTGATGATTGTTCATGATCCTTTTTTGCATTCGGGCGAAAATCTTATGCTTGATAGATGTCTACGGAAATTTCATTTCTCCGCTATCAAACATAAAATTTTATTGAATGAAAATCAAAAAAAAGAATTTATAGAACATTACAATTTTAATCCCAATAATGTACACACTTCCTTTTTAGGAGTTTATGATTTTTTGAGATATCATCAGACTAATAGTATAAAGTCTTCTACAGAATTCAATATTTTATTTTTTGGAAGAATATCTCCTTATAAAGGGATAAAATATCTTTTGGATGCATTTGTCGAAATTTTAAAAAATCAAAACTTTACAGATATTACTCTTACAATTGCAGGGAGTGGCGATTTTGACTTTGACATAGAACAATATAAACAATATCCAGAAATTGTTATCATTAATAAATACCTATATCCTAAAAATTTGGCGAATCTTATCTCACAATCTGCTGTTATTGTTTGTCCTTATATTGATGCGACCCAAAGTGGTGTTGTTATGTCTGCTTTTGCATTTAAAAAACCCGTGATAGCAACAAATGTTGGAGGATTGCCAGAAATGGTTGAAAATAAGAAAACAGGAATAATCATTGAACCTAAAGATATTAATGAAATTATGAATGCGATATCTCTTCTTTATAATAATAGAAATTTATTAGAAAAAATGTCTGAAAATATAAATGATACATATTTTAAAGGAGAAAAGAATTGGGATAATTCCGCAAAACAATTTCTTGTAGCATGTGAAAAATTAATAAAAAATAAAAATTATTAG
- the rfbC gene encoding dTDP-4-dehydrorhamnose 3,5-epimerase, translating into MKIKETPLKDCYIIEPTIFEDDRGYFFEKYNEKKFEEITGMNGHFVQDNISKSSYGVLRGLHLQKEEHAQAKLVSCLEGKVLDVAVDLRNDSPTFGKWFSIELTAENKLQLYVPRGFGHGFSVLSETAIFSYKCDNFYNKESEGSVLWNDADLNIDWQLPLEDIILSQKDKLAPTFKEGNF; encoded by the coding sequence ATGAAAATAAAAGAAACCCCTCTTAAAGATTGCTATATAATAGAACCAACAATTTTTGAAGACGATAGAGGTTATTTTTTTGAGAAATATAACGAGAAAAAGTTTGAAGAAATTACTGGAATGAATGGGCATTTCGTTCAGGACAATATTTCAAAATCAAGCTATGGCGTTTTAAGAGGATTGCATTTACAGAAAGAAGAGCATGCTCAGGCCAAATTAGTTTCTTGCTTAGAAGGTAAAGTATTAGATGTTGCTGTTGATTTAAGGAATGATTCTCCAACATTTGGGAAATGGTTTTCTATAGAATTAACGGCAGAAAATAAACTACAGTTATATGTCCCAAGGGGTTTCGGACACGGATTTTCTGTTCTTAGCGAAACTGCTATATTCTCATATAAATGTGATAATTTCTATAACAAGGAGTCAGAAGGCTCCGTTTTGTGGAATGATGCAGATCTTAATATCGATTGGCAATTACCGCTGGAAGATATTATTTTATCCCAGAAAGATAAATTAGCGCCGACATTCAAAGAAGGCAATTTTTAA
- a CDS encoding glycosyltransferase family 2 protein — translation MPEVTIAIPFYNAEEYLEMAILSVLSQTFEDFTLLLIDDGSTDSSLEIAKKYIADKRVKVISDGKNINLGNRLNEIPSMTETKFLARMDADDIMHPQRIEIQMDILKNNPEIDVLGSNVYSIDENNDVFGQRMTISNDSIVTVKTFVHPTIIAKTEWFKNNPYDVSALRVEDTELWLRTYHQYTFKATTKPLLFYREIGDKYYKKYFKGFPGIFYILKKHKLSLSYLIFSIKYFISSFLYLIFNAIGVEHILVEKRNGIKINKKNYKYYI, via the coding sequence ATGCCGGAAGTAACTATCGCAATACCATTTTATAATGCTGAAGAGTATTTAGAAATGGCTATCCTATCAGTGTTATCTCAAACATTTGAAGATTTTACCCTACTATTAATAGATGATGGCTCTACAGATTCATCTTTAGAGATTGCAAAAAAGTATATTGCTGATAAAAGGGTAAAAGTAATTTCTGATGGTAAAAATATTAATTTGGGAAATCGTCTTAACGAAATTCCTAGCATGACGGAAACTAAATTTTTGGCAAGGATGGATGCCGATGATATCATGCATCCGCAGAGAATTGAAATACAAATGGATATACTAAAGAATAATCCTGAAATAGATGTTCTTGGCAGCAATGTATACTCAATTGATGAAAACAATGATGTCTTTGGTCAAAGAATGACAATTTCAAACGATTCTATTGTTACCGTAAAAACATTTGTTCATCCTACGATAATTGCAAAAACTGAGTGGTTTAAAAACAACCCATATGATGTGTCAGCGTTAAGGGTAGAGGATACGGAACTTTGGCTTAGAACATACCATCAATATACATTTAAAGCAACAACGAAACCGTTGTTGTTTTACAGGGAAATAGGTGATAAATATTATAAAAAATATTTTAAAGGCTTTCCTGGAATTTTTTATATACTCAAAAAGCATAAACTTTCTCTGAGTTATTTGATATTCTCTATAAAATATTTTATTTCCAGTTTTTTATATCTAATCTTTAATGCCATTGGGGTAGAGCATATTCTTGTAGAAAAAAGAAATGGGATTAAAATTAATAAGAAAAATTACAAATACTACATTTAA
- a CDS encoding EpsG family protein → MDPTFSYTYSIHYIALFVLLFLLFLWENRIRKSDGDIKVIRYICMLIFFVFFGCRGFLDTDFVLYYSGYESAPTVWNTEGIAKFFSGFNDQYILKIEPGFKVFMILVKSISEEYYFLQLVSALIDILFLNYFLKKYSPQYVLGYIMFLIFSGLIIEFNLLRNSKAIFLFMYSLQFIKERNALKYFLCNGLGLLMHTSAIFYFPLYFFLHKKTPTPIVWGLFVVGNIIYLGQIKYITPMVTAIGNLLGGAYSLMAEFYSEDKLYSSGYGITMGYLEKVLTFLLFYASFKKIGEFIKDEKMHNIFFNLFLIFTTTYLFLSEYSVLIDRMTTLFVMSYWILYPYFYVVLRKIFKTVFSVILFLFGIYKMVNSNNNILRKYENILWDNPSSTKAFYIINKNIDKVLNPKKR, encoded by the coding sequence ATGGATCCAACATTTAGTTATACTTATTCTATACATTACATTGCTCTTTTCGTTCTCCTTTTTCTTTTATTTTTATGGGAAAATAGGATTAGAAAAAGCGATGGTGATATCAAGGTAATCAGGTATATCTGTATGCTGATTTTTTTTGTGTTTTTTGGTTGTAGAGGTTTTTTGGATACAGATTTTGTATTATATTATTCTGGTTACGAATCAGCTCCAACGGTTTGGAATACAGAGGGTATAGCTAAGTTTTTTTCAGGTTTTAATGATCAGTATATATTAAAAATAGAACCAGGATTCAAAGTCTTTATGATTCTTGTAAAAAGTATCTCAGAAGAATATTATTTTCTACAGCTTGTTTCTGCTCTGATTGATATTTTATTTCTCAATTATTTTTTAAAAAAATATTCTCCGCAATATGTACTGGGCTATATTATGTTTCTTATATTCTCAGGTTTAATTATAGAATTTAATCTTTTAAGAAACTCTAAAGCGATATTTTTATTCATGTACTCGCTTCAATTTATAAAAGAACGTAATGCATTGAAATATTTTTTATGCAACGGACTTGGATTATTGATGCATACTTCTGCAATTTTTTATTTTCCTTTATACTTCTTTTTACATAAAAAAACACCAACCCCTATTGTTTGGGGATTGTTCGTTGTTGGGAATATAATATATTTGGGTCAAATAAAATATATCACACCAATGGTGACTGCAATTGGAAATCTCTTGGGAGGAGCATATTCTCTAATGGCAGAATTTTATTCAGAAGATAAACTTTATAGTAGTGGTTATGGTATTACTATGGGATATTTAGAAAAGGTGTTGACATTTCTTCTTTTTTATGCTTCTTTCAAAAAAATTGGTGAATTCATCAAAGATGAAAAAATGCACAATATATTTTTTAATTTGTTTTTAATCTTCACCACTACCTATTTATTTTTGTCAGAATATTCTGTTTTAATAGATCGGATGACTACATTGTTTGTGATGTCCTATTGGATTTTGTACCCTTATTTCTATGTTGTCCTTCGAAAAATATTCAAAACAGTTTTTTCTGTGATATTATTTTTATTTGGCATTTATAAAATGGTTAATTCCAACAATAATATTTTAAGAAAATATGAAAATATTTTATGGGATAATCCGTCTTCAACAAAAGCTTTTTATATTATAAATAAAAATATTGATAAAGTTCTTAATCCAAAGAAGAGATAA